The genomic stretch GGGTGAGGAGGGCTCTACTGGTAGGGGATATGCCCTTCCTTTCCTACCAAGTAGGAAAGGAGGAGGCTATTCGTAACGCCGGCCGTTTTCTAAAAGAGGCCGGATGTGCCGCCGTTAAGATAGAAGGTGGCCAAGAGATGGCGGATATTATCTCTGCGGTAGTGCGGGCCGGAATTCCCGTTTTGGGTCATATCGGCCTTACTCCTCAAACAGCTCAGAGCCTAGGGGGCTTTAAGGTTCAAGGACGAGATGAAGAAGGGGCCCGCAAGATCCTTGAAGATGCTCGGGTTCTGGAAGAGGCAGGAGTATTCGCCCTTATTCTGGAGTGTATTCCGGCGGCTCTTTCTGGCTTGATCACCGAGCAGGTCTCGATACCTACTATTGGTATCGGGGCGGGCCCTCAGGTGGATGGTCAGATTTTAGTCCTTCATGATCTCTTGGGGCTCTTTGAGGAATTTCGTCCTCGCTTTGCCAAGGCCTATGTTCAGTTGGCCCCCCAGATCCGTCAGGCTCTTTCAGCCTACACGGAAGAAGTTCGCAAAGGCGTTTTCCCACGAGAAGAACATTCCTTCCAGATAAAAGAGGATGTCCTCAGTCGAATAAAAGAATCTCTGGAAAACTAGGGGGGCGCGGCCGCGACGCAACGCACGCAAAACAAACTCGCGCTGCGCACGGCACCAGTTGCGCGCTCCCTTAGTTAGTTAAGGCTGGATAATCATCGATGGTTCATCATGGATTTTTACCAGACGAATTTTGAAGTGGAGGGTCTTTCCAGCTAGCGGAGGGTTAAGATCCAGGGTAAAGCTCTCTTCGCCGACATTTATCACCTGACCGGGAATTTGCATCTGACCGGACTCGGTCTCCACCACCAAACCGAGAACCATTCCCAGTTCGGGTTTTATGTTTTCACTTAAGGCATTCAGGGGGATTTCTCGGATAAGTCTTTCATCTCGAGGGCCATAGGCCTTTTCAGGAGGAAGGATAACCTCTTTTTCCTCCCCCTCACTCATGCCCAGAACCGCCTCCGAGAGGCCAGGGATAATCTCTGGGGAGCCCACCTCAAACTCAAAGGGCTCTCCTCCCTCGGTATTCTCGAAGATCTGTCCATCTTCGAGACGTCCTGTACAATGGATACTTACCGTGTCACCAAGCTTGACCTTTTTCATGAAAAAACTCCTTAGGATTTGGTCTCTTATCTTTTTACTACAGAAAAATCCCGCTGGCAAAGAAAAATGGAGGCCTTCTAGTTAATCTTCTTCCCTTCTAATTTAAATTTTAACTTTACTAACCCTTCTCTATTTTTTCCTCTAGAGATTCCCAAAGATTAAGGTGCTATTTGGTAAGTTTTTTCCTTTATTGAGCTATATCCGCCTCTTACTAACAAATCATTTTAAGTCTTCTTATGCTTTTTTCTGAAATGTTGACCTAATCTCAATTTTTTATTCTATTATAAATAGACGTTGATAACTTTTCTGAACGATAAACAATTTTATTTTTTCTTCATTTGAAATTATTTAAGTTATCTTAAACTTAAATTTAATGATAATTAAAATATTAATCGATATTTAGATTAGATTAAGATGGTCTCAGGGGGGAGCGATGTCAGCTAAGGCCATCATTTTTACCTTCTGTTTGTTAGTATTTGTATTTTTTGGTAGCAGTAAATCTGAGGCTCGTGTATCTGGTATCTGCTCTGATTGCCACACTATGCATAACTCTCAAGGTGGAAGTCTAGTCTCTAGTTCGGTAAATCCCTACTTATTAAATGATGATTGTGTTGGATGCCATACGGGAACCAATACTGCTGGGGGTAAAATTCCCAAAGTCTATGATCCTACAGGTCCTGTTTACGGGAACAATACTCTGGCGGGGGGTAACTTTTATTGGGTTCTCCAGGATGCCACCAAAGGGCATAATTGTTTATCCATTCCGGGAATGTCTGCTGACCCTAACCTCAACGATGCTCCTGGCCATCATGGCCCTGGGAGTCCGGTTAACTGTTCTGTTTGTCATAGCTGGAACGTCTATCCACCGGGGGCAAGTGGTGACTGCGCCTCCTGTCATAGCCGGATCTCTTCCTGTGAAAGCTGCCATAAACCGGCTCACCACGCAGATGATTCGGCTACTGTGGTAGGAGAATCTGGCGGTTGGTACCGCTTCCTTGTCTCCAGTAACCATCCTGATAGCCTTTTGGGAGTCAAAGGGATAGAGGACCCAGACTGGGAATTTACCGTAAGCCCTTCGGATCACAATGAATACAATGGTTGCGCTAATGCCGATGGGCGACCAGATAACTCTATCAGCCACTTCTGTGGTGGCTGCCATGGCTACTTCCATGGTACTCATAACTCTGCCGATGGCAATGGTCAGTCCCCCTGGCTGAGACATCCAAGCAGCATCCCGCTTCCCTCTTCTGGTGAATATGCTCTCTACAACACTCAAGACGGTGTAACTGTAGGGCCTTACAACCCCTTGGCTCCGGTAGCTCGGAATCCGGCTACCCTTTCAGGAATGAGTGGTCCGACGTCGGTGGTTACTCCTGGGAGTGATCAAGTAATGTGTCTTTCCTGTCATCGAGCCCACGGCAGTCCTTATCCGGATATGTTGCGTTGGGATTATTCCTCCTGTAGCTCGGGGGTGGCCAATTCCCAGTGCGGCTGTTTTGTCTGTCACACCACTAAAGATTAAAGAGGGTGGTGACGGACTTCCGTCGTCTCTGGGGAGATATTCTTTTTCTTCTTTCGGCGTCGTTTGCGCTTTGGAGCTGAGGTGACCAAGACTCCACCCTCGGCCCTCTTGATTATCTCAAATAGATGCCATAGTCGAACAAAATAACTCTTTTTGCGTAACCTTCTTGGTATCTCCCCCTGGCGAGAAAGATAGAACTTTAGCGGCCAAAGGCCAGCTAAAAGCTGGCTGGCCTCCTCAAACAAGGCTCGTTTGAAATCAAAGGGATAGATAACATCCGCTAAAACGGCTCGTACCTCAGAGAGAGGAGTGCGGGGTCGCTTGGGAGGTCCATGGGCTAAGCCCGTCTGAATCAGGACATAGGGATAGGCAAAGATAGCCATTTTCTCTGCCTCACCAAGCCCATCTCCTCGAGCGGTTTCTTTGTCAAGCTCTGCAAGGAGCTTCAAGACTAGTTTCCTGGTTTCTGGATTCTCCCGCAGAAGCCTTCCATAGGCGGGAAAGATTTCGTCAAATAGTCCGGTTTCAAACATCAGTTTGGCCCAAGGGCTGGCCCAGCCACCCTGAAGG from Thermosulfuriphilus ammonigenes encodes the following:
- the panB gene encoding 3-methyl-2-oxobutanoate hydroxymethyltransferase, translating into MSSLTVKDIREKKGRERIVALTAYDALMARLVDEAGCDLILVGDSLGMLVLGYENTLPVTMEEMIHHAKAVRRGVRRALLVGDMPFLSYQVGKEEAIRNAGRFLKEAGCAAVKIEGGQEMADIISAVVRAGIPVLGHIGLTPQTAQSLGGFKVQGRDEEGARKILEDARVLEEAGVFALILECIPAALSGLITEQVSIPTIGIGAGPQVDGQILVLHDLLGLFEEFRPRFAKAYVQLAPQIRQALSAYTEEVRKGVFPREEHSFQIKEDVLSRIKESLEN
- a CDS encoding FKBP-type peptidyl-prolyl cis-trans isomerase, with amino-acid sequence MKKVKLGDTVSIHCTGRLEDGQIFENTEGGEPFEFEVGSPEIIPGLSEAVLGMSEGEEKEVILPPEKAYGPRDERLIREIPLNALSENIKPELGMVLGLVVETESGQMQIPGQVINVGEESFTLDLNPPLAGKTLHFKIRLVKIHDEPSMIIQP
- a CDS encoding cytochrome c3 family protein, whose amino-acid sequence is MSAKAIIFTFCLLVFVFFGSSKSEARVSGICSDCHTMHNSQGGSLVSSSVNPYLLNDDCVGCHTGTNTAGGKIPKVYDPTGPVYGNNTLAGGNFYWVLQDATKGHNCLSIPGMSADPNLNDAPGHHGPGSPVNCSVCHSWNVYPPGASGDCASCHSRISSCESCHKPAHHADDSATVVGESGGWYRFLVSSNHPDSLLGVKGIEDPDWEFTVSPSDHNEYNGCANADGRPDNSISHFCGGCHGYFHGTHNSADGNGQSPWLRHPSSIPLPSSGEYALYNTQDGVTVGPYNPLAPVARNPATLSGMSGPTSVVTPGSDQVMCLSCHRAHGSPYPDMLRWDYSSCSSGVANSQCGCFVCHTTKD